The nucleotide window TAGAAATAAAATCCACCCAACACAAAAACCAGTAGAGCTTTACGAATGGCTTTTGAAAATGTATGCTAATCAAGGAGATAAAATCTTAGATACTCATTTGGGAAGTGGAACAATTGCAATTGCGTGTTATAATGCAGGATTGAGTTTGACAGCTTGCGAAATTAGCGAAACCTACTATTTAAAAGCATTAGATAAGATAAAGGAAGTCATTCCCGAAAGTGCAATCCATACGAATGATTTAGATGCTTTTTCTCTGACATTTCCCGAGCAAACAAAATCGAAAAACGGATTATATAAACAATATCAAGAACAGGTAGAACAATTGAGATTATTTAAAGAAGAACGAGCAAAGTACTATGCAGGTGTGAGATAGTTCCCATATAGCCATCTCCAAAATAATGTAATGAAAAAAGTAAAACTAAATAATATCGCAATTTTTGTGTTGTTCATTACATCATATATTCCGTTGTTTGGATTATTGATTTTGCGACAAGTCAAGCAAAATATTGATTATTTGAATTTTGGAGGTTTTAGTCAAGAAAGTGTATTTCTGGCTTTAGCAAAATTTGGGTTAAGCGTTTTTCTTTTTCTTACTGCAATATTCGGTTATATAGGGCTGAAATTTTTATTGATAAATTTAGATATAAAAAAATCAAATGGAGAGCTTGTAAAAGTCGTTGAAGTAGAAAACAAGAATAGTGAAAGCATCAGTTACATCTCAACTTACATTGTTCCCTTCATCTTCCAAGACACAAATAACTTATTTGACATTACGTCGATTTTCATTGTCTTGATAATCATATTTTTCATTTATACAAAATCAAATATGATTGTAATAAATCCAATATTGAGTATTACTCATACCCTTTACCAAATTGATTACAACAAGAAGAGCCAAACAAAAAAAGCTCTTTTGATAACAAAAGATGAAGATTTGGAAAGCGGGCAAGAAATAAAAATAAACTTAATTACGAAAAATATTTATTATGGATAAATCCATTTTGGTCGATATAATTGGTCAGGCAAGTGCGGAAAACTTAAAGATGTATTTTGTCACTCGTATTCTCAAAGAAGGAATGAAAGCTAACGCACGTGTTTTGGAAAAGTTTGACTTTAAAGTTTATCAGATAGAGATTACGGATGAAGTAAGAAACTATCTTTATGAACTTTCATTGAAACAGTTCAAAAAAATTCAGGATAATGAAGATTTAAACTTTTTCGATTATGATGTCATAGCTGACGAAACAGAACATCTGTTTACTTATCAAATGCAGAATAAAGTTGGCTCTTTTTCAGACGTTGTTTATAACCAATTAAACCAAAGCCCACCGAAAATCACAGATTTAAACGATATACTCCAAGATGAAACTCTTTGGGCATATTGTGTCGAGTTTGAAATTGACAGTAATAAATCTTTTTATACATTTAGAAAAATATCCCCCGGAAAAGTAGGAGTGGAAAAGGAAAAAGACGGAGAAAAGAAAAGCTTAGGCAGTCAGATAAGGACTTTTTTTGACACCAATACCAATACACTTTCATTGCTAAAAAGCGATACTGTTTATTTAGACAAACAAATAGATTGTATCTTTTATGAAGAAACTTTTTACGTATTGAAGAAATTTTACTTTGAGCAACTTGTCGGATTACAAGAAGAATATAAGAAGAGAGCGGAAGACGTAGCAACATCAATATCTAAACATCAGTGTTTTGGAGATATTAAGCTTCTAACTGATAAAATAGAAACAAAAGCTTCTATTCATAAAAAGTTGATGAAGTTGGAAAAATTAGGAAATCTAAATTCTTTAACTTCTAAAAACATAAAAAAGTTGGAAACATTGGGTAAAAAGAAAAAAGCACCGATAAACTTAAAAGATGGTAAAATCCAATTTGAAACGGAAGAAGATATAGATAATGTGGTCAAACTATTATGTGACTATTTCAAAACTGGAGATTATTCAGGTAAGCCCTACGGAACATACGCAGGTAAGTTACAAGTGACGGAATAATGTTGTCATTTCTCACAAGAGGCATAATAAGATAATGTCACACTAATACTCAGTTATACTCCTAAAAAAAAGGGAAGTCTATACAAACTCCCCAATGTCAAAATCACCCAAATCACTTTTCCGCAAGGTGGAAGAACCGTCGTCGCTTTCAGATGAAAGTGTGCTATCCAAAAGCTCGGCAATTTTTCGGGAAGCACCCTCAATGGAATTTTCCAGTAAGCTGAATAATTCGGTTCCCTGTAATTTCTGAACTATGGCTACCGCTGTTTCCTTTTGAGCCTGTTCCAAATTCTCTTTTTGGAGCAATGCCCCTACGGAGCTTAGTTCGTCGTAGGTAACCCCTTGGGCAAAACCGTTATCGCCACCGGATATTCCGTACCTGTTCCATTCTTCTTCCTCTTCCTCCAAATCAGGCATATTGCTGAAAACTTTGTCCAGTTCTTCCTGCGGAATTTGAATGCTGACGTTTTCGTTTTCGTCGTATTCAATGTCTAAATTATCAGGGTTTATCTCCTGTTCCGTTATTTGGCTTTCATTGGCAGTGTTTGGCACTGAAAGGCTTCTTACTGGCTTGGGTTGCCCCATAATATCGGGCAGGTTCGGGTTAACTTTTTCCTGTTTGGACTTTTGCTCCGACCTTTTATGAATGACAATCTTATCCTGCAAAAGCAGGACAATGACTATCAGCAGGCAAATCACAATTACTATTTCCATAATCTGATGCTTTAAAAAATGGGTTTAAACTTTTCGTTGAAATCATCGGTAATGGCTTTTTCAAACATCTCAAAATGATGCTCCAGTATGTTATCGAGATAAGCATACAGGGGTATGGCATCTTTACCAATAACCTGTACAATACGGGATAGCCGTTCGTGGTATTCCTGCCGTATATATATGCTTTTATCGCCCCGCTTTGTCATCGAATGGGTTTTCAAAAAGTGTTCGCCGTAGCTTCCGTCAAGGCTTTTTTTGATGCGGTTCCTTTCCCGTTGTACAGGCTTACTTTGTGGTAACTCAACCTGCTTTACCACATCTTGTTCCGCTTCCTTTTCCTGCTCTTCGGCAGGTAGCTGTAAACCGTCCTTTTTAACGCCGTCTACCATCAGGTTCATCATCATTTCCTCGTTAATGTCCGGCGTTACTTTTCTTTTATTGTCTTTCTCCATAGCACTACAATTGAATGATGTTTAAAAATTCGCTGATGAACAGGTCTAACTGGCAGGCTTTCATCAAACGCTCATCGGGTGGCATTACCGTAGAACGGAAAACCGTTTTGCTGTCCGCTTCGCTTTCCTTGCGAAAACGGGTGCTGTTCTTGATTTGGCTTTGCATCAGGCTTAATCCCAATTGCCCGATTAGCTGATTGTACACGTCATATAAGGGTGTGCTTTCCCTGCCGTCCACCTGGTTCCAGAAAAGATTAATGGTTTCTATAGATGTCTCGCC belongs to Chryseobacterium gleum and includes:
- a CDS encoding DUF3408 domain-containing protein — protein: MEKDNKRKVTPDINEEMMMNLMVDGVKKDGLQLPAEEQEKEAEQDVVKQVELPQSKPVQRERNRIKKSLDGSYGEHFLKTHSMTKRGDKSIYIRQEYHERLSRIVQVIGKDAIPLYAYLDNILEHHFEMFEKAITDDFNEKFKPIF
- a CDS encoding Kiwa anti-phage protein KwaB-like domain-containing protein codes for the protein MDKSILVDIIGQASAENLKMYFVTRILKEGMKANARVLEKFDFKVYQIEITDEVRNYLYELSLKQFKKIQDNEDLNFFDYDVIADETEHLFTYQMQNKVGSFSDVVYNQLNQSPPKITDLNDILQDETLWAYCVEFEIDSNKSFYTFRKISPGKVGVEKEKDGEKKSLGSQIRTFFDTNTNTLSLLKSDTVYLDKQIDCIFYEETFYVLKKFYFEQLVGLQEEYKKRAEDVATSISKHQCFGDIKLLTDKIETKASIHKKLMKLEKLGNLNSLTSKNIKKLETLGKKKKAPINLKDGKIQFETEEDIDNVVKLLCDYFKTGDYSGKPYGTYAGKLQVTE